gcaggagactgaggcagctgaCCATGGTGGCTGCCAGtagctcagcttgctttcctctttcttttcagtCCAGGGCCCCAGTGCCTGGGGTAGTGGCCACACTCAAGGTGGCTCTCACCACCTTTGGCACATGAAGTTACACCCAGCCTTAAGAGTTTAGAATGATGTCCAGTGTTTCAGGCAGCATGCAGAACTGAACCCTGGGCTGTGTGCATACTGGGCAAGTGTCCCTATATTCATGCAGGTGttcccagaggtttgtctcccaGGATTCTAGATGTTGCCATGTTTGCAGTTGAGACtgaccattgtgtgtgtgtgtctgcgcatgtgtgcatgagtgcagagaagagaaggagtcTGGGACAAGACACCTGGATTCATACCTCCCTCCTGACCCTCTGACAGATGACACCCCAGTGGCCACCGCCAAAAACATGCCTGGTGACAGTGCAGACCTGTTTGGGGACGGCTCTGCAGAAGACGGCAGTGCGGCCAATGGTCGTCTGTGGCGGACTGTCATCATCGGGGAACAAGAACATCGCATTGATCTGCATATGATCCGGCCATACATGAAGGTGGTCACCCACGGAGGTGCGTTCACCCTGGGACCCGCTCCTTTCATGTCACCCCAGAGCGCACAGTGACTAGGGTTCTGTCAAAGGTCTTCTGTGGGCTTTGGGCTTGTCTCACCGGTGGAAACATTGAGCCCTCTCAAGTTTTGGGGTGCACAGATGGACTGACAACACTCAGAGTGGTGGATGTCATTTCCCCCAGCATTTGGCACTGCTCAGGGAGTGGGGGGATGTGATCTAGCCTAGGCTACTGGGGCACTCACCAGAATGCTTTCCCCAGGATACTACGGGGAAGGTCTCAATGCCATCATCGTCTTTGCCGCCTGCTTCCTGCCAGATAGCAGCTCCCCAGACTATCACTACATCATGGAGAATCTCTTTCTGTAAGTCGGTCCCCCCACCCAACCAAAAGGGGAGACAGAAGTAGGCGTGGCTCTGTgtgtttcaggctagcctggtctacaaagcaagtgtCTATCTCTCCAAAATCCAAGCAGCAAGGCAGATCAGAGCCCTGAGCATAGAGATAAGATTTGGGTCCCACACAGGCCCTGACCCTCAGTGTCCCCACATTGGAACCTCATCTCCAACTCCCTGGGCAGGTACGTCATCAGCAGCCTGGAGCTGCTCGTGGCTGAGGATTACATGATCGTGTATCTGAATGGCGCCACACCCAGAAGGAGGATGCCCGGCCTCGGCTGGCTGAAGAAGTGTTACCACATGATTGACAGGAGGTGAGAATTCTGGCATGGACTGGGGTGGGGCACCAAGGCAGGAAGTTTAGCTGACAACATCATTCTCAATCAGTCCAGGGGGCAGAAGCCGAAGGACAAGGGGGACAGAGCGTTGAAGGAATGTCACTTTAGGGTCTTGCCAGTAGCTGTTGGTGGCTGGTGACTGTAGACACTGGACAGTGTGTGGCCTTCCACATCTGACCCACGTCTCAGAGCATTGAGTCCTCAAGAGTCAACCTCTCTAGAGAGGCATCAAAAGGAAGGCCCTTCCGTTTTCGTGGCTGGGTAATATTCCAGCTGGTGATCAAAttgtagtctgtctgtctgtctgtctgtctgtctgtgagtacTGGGCTTTTTTTTACCTTTGGGTTTCCTGAATAGCttccaacatatttttaaaacctgaaagCACTTCCTAGAATTCAGGACtgtgctgggtgtgtgtgtgtgtgtgtgtgtgtgtgtgtgtgtgtgtgtgtgtgaattcaggactgtgctgggtgtgtgtgtgtgtgtgtgtgtgtgtgtgtgtatgtgtatgtgtaaaggcCACATTGGCCCTCTTGCTGCCTGGTGTTGATACATCCCAGGGTCTTTAAATTTGTTTAGCTGGAAGACCAGCTCTGCAGTGTGAGGGCACTGCCTGTCAAGACGTCGTGGGCTGACAGCCTGTGGAGAGAGCAGGCAACTGGTCTACCTCTTCTTGCTCAGGCTTCCTACGCCCCAGCCTGTGACATGGCTTCCTCTCTCCACAGGCTGAGGAAGAATCTGAAGTCCCTGATCATCGTCCACCCCTCGTGGTTCATCCGCACCGTGCTGGCCATCTCCCGGCCCTTCATCAGGTAGGCCACAGGAGACTGTCCGCATTAGGACTCCAGTCTGGCCACTGTGCCCCGGTGCATGTCTGAGGGTCAGTGGACTTTCACCTACTACTCTGTCTTCATAGCCTGAGATTCGTGGAACTGGCCAGGCCTGAGGTCCAAGACATGGTGATCCTCCAGTCTCATCCTCTCATAGCTGCAGGGTACCACATCTGGTGTCTTATGCATCTTCTgtagatttgaactcatgtcttggTACTTGCATAACTGAGCCATCTGTTCTGGCCCTGGTTTTTAAAACTGGGTTAGGATAGGTTAaaatggcaattctcctgcctcagctttttgaGTGCAAGCATGTACCATCAGGCTAggtggacagtttttttttttttaaataaggatgcATCCAAAGAGCTGGCGGGAGGGCTGCATGGGTagaggagcttgctgccaagtcttGACAGCCTGAGTGTGATACCTGAGACCAAATGTTGGACAGAGGCAGTTGACTCCCTCAAGCTGTCCTCTTGACTTTAATTCGTGCACACACGAtgaataaatgtaagaaaatgtttctttaaaaaaaaaacacgtcTGAAGCGTTTGTCACTCATCGCAGTCCACACTGGCCACTGGGACAATCCATGAGAAAAGTCTGGGGAGGAGGCTGAGGCGAGAGGATTGTGGGTTCGAGGCCAACATGGGCACCTTGGCAGGCTGTATGGCCCAGCCTGGCTCTGTCTGCTGACCCCTTGTCTGCACTCTTGTCTCATCAGTGTGAAGTTCATCAGTAAAATCCAGTATGTGCACAGCCTGGAGGAGCTGGAACAGCTCATCCCCATGGAACACGTGCAGCTGCCAGACTGTGTCCTGCAGTAAGTGTCCCTCTGGGCCTTAGGATCCCTGAGGTTGGGGGTGACATACTATGATTGTGGGGGGAATGACAGCTCAGTGATTATCACAATGCTCTTCCTTCAGAGGagggttcagtttccaacacccacacaATGGTTCACaaacacctgtgactccagctccagggcacctGACGCCCCCTCCTGGCCACTGTGGGAACTGCACTCTAAGCACACTCACTTAAACCTTcaataaatcaaattaaattaaattaaaattaaaagttacaTATTACAGAAAACTGACCATTGAAACTTCATCTCAATACATAGTTCAGCCAACCCCACACTGAGGGTCAGTCCCCATCCATATCCTCAGTCCCCTTTGCCTGACAGCTCTGGGCATGGCTCCACCCTTCCTGCGTCTCACTGGacctgtgtttctttctctcagaTATGAAGAACAGAGACTCCGAGCCAAGAGGGAGAGGTCAGTATGCACAGCCTCCTGACAGGGTCAACTCCACCTTTAGACATAGAGACACAGCTGAGGGGCTGGGCAGTGCTGGCAGTAAAGACCTGAGTTCGGGTCCCCAGCACTCATATAACATGCCTGGCAAAGCTATGCCAGTCTGTAagactagggaggtagaggccagGTCAACCACCCTACCTGAACCAGCAAGCTCGGGGCTCAGTGAGAAACCCCATCTAAAATAGGTGGGTTGGGCCAGTGAGACAGCTTGGCCTGCACTGTGCTcccaggcctgacaacctgaactCGATCTCCAGGAACTATGTGGTGGAAGGAAACATGACTCACACACAAGCTGTCTTATGACCCCTCACATAGGCAGGGGGACa
Above is a window of Arvicanthis niloticus isolate mArvNil1 chromosome 22, mArvNil1.pat.X, whole genome shotgun sequence DNA encoding:
- the Atcay gene encoding caytaxin isoform X1; amino-acid sequence: MNGRMKICPDHSQKTLGGERAEWPQWKDSSSPPSTLNLTGAHRKRKTLVAPEINISLDQSEGSLLSDDFLDTPDDLDINVDDIETPDETDSLEFLGNGNELEWEDDTPVATAKNMPGDSADLFGDGSAEDGSAANGRLWRTVIIGEQEHRIDLHMIRPYMKVVTHGGYYGEGLNAIIVFAACFLPDSSSPDYHYIMENLFLYVISSLELLVAEDYMIVYLNGATPRRRMPGLGWLKKCYHMIDRRLRKNLKSLIIVHPSWFIRTVLAISRPFISVKFISKIQYVHSLEELEQLIPMEHVQLPDCVLQYEEQRLRAKRESTRPPQPEFLLPRSEEKPEPVEEEDRAAEATEDQETSMS
- the Atcay gene encoding caytaxin isoform X3, whose protein sequence is MGTTEATLRMENVDVRDEWQDEDLPRPLPEDTRGGAHLTGTRREVSAPPSTLNLTGAHRKRKTLVAPEINISLDQSEGSLLSDDFLDTPDDLDINVDDIETPDETDSLEFLGNGNELEWEDDTPVATAKNMPGDSADLFGDGSAEDGSAANGRLWRTVIIGEQEHRIDLHMIRPYMKVVTHGGYYGEGLNAIIVFAACFLPDSSSPDYHYIMENLFLYVISSLELLVAEDYMIVYLNGATPRRRMPGLGWLKKCYHMIDRRLRKNLKSLIIVHPSWFIRTVLAISRPFISVKFISKIQYVHSLEELEQLIPMEHVQLPDCVLQYEEQRLRAKRESTRPPQPEFLLPRSEEKPEPVEEEDRAAEATEDQETSMS
- the Atcay gene encoding caytaxin isoform X2, whose protein sequence is MAPCPYCVSLRWFSDVSASNPQRLNASPPSTLNLTGAHRKRKTLVAPEINISLDQSEGSLLSDDFLDTPDDLDINVDDIETPDETDSLEFLGNGNELEWEDDTPVATAKNMPGDSADLFGDGSAEDGSAANGRLWRTVIIGEQEHRIDLHMIRPYMKVVTHGGYYGEGLNAIIVFAACFLPDSSSPDYHYIMENLFLYVISSLELLVAEDYMIVYLNGATPRRRMPGLGWLKKCYHMIDRRLRKNLKSLIIVHPSWFIRTVLAISRPFISVKFISKIQYVHSLEELEQLIPMEHVQLPDCVLQYEEQRLRAKRESTRPPQPEFLLPRSEEKPEPVEEEDRAAEATEDQETSMS